From the genome of Verrucomicrobiia bacterium, one region includes:
- a CDS encoding ThuA domain-containing protein translates to MKTKLLALTCLVLLGLVAAASAEPLRVFIRGGIKTHGPNQHDHPRFLKEWTQLLNARGMEATGGMEFPEAEQLAKTDVLIIHCDTGMKIVGDDREAFEVFLARGGGVVVIHAGVVGGDDFTWIKKTIGGAWRWPAPNFPAEKATKYLEGEVDVCWVDRDHPISRGISNWDWTDEIYYDMDFADDAGVLATSFHNVHVIAPQIWTYEKKLPGAAAPYRAFVSLPGHEYDSFNTPQYRVVLLRGIAWAGRRANVDEFCQPDELAALRYPPGGPLPAQEAMKTFQLHPEFQLSLVADENLAEKIMSLDWDPQGRLWVVETPEYPNGRSINRNDAKIAPWRERHPEEYPVGGKEPRPAHDRISMLEDTDGDGVMDKKTVFYEGLELATSLVFYKDGVIVSQAPDTYWLRDTDGDGKADRKETLFTGWGTGDTHAVTSNLRWGPDGWIYGSVGYSAGDLTSGDGSRKFGKITAGLYRFRPDGSALEQVASGACNTWGCEIAPDGEIFFSTATCGEPMLHVVLPEKIISQAGLPGVRAVKPIIEENKLYPPRHETRQPYVQIDWVGAFTAASGATIYNGGAWPGKWQGPPWAFFVSEPTVWLTHQEFVSPDGVSYQGHKEPGRERTHFLTSTDYWFKPIHTRVGPDGALYLVDFYNQIAVHNDTRGPAHGAHNAATRPDRDHHFTRIYRVQHKDALALPPFTLDQKAPTGLVDLLDHPNGWVRETANRLLSEGAGRQVIGRLAGKAAHARTAYGRMNALWVLNNLGELEPELLVAAIDSSDAVVRKNALWIAATQDNTYNPPDLEMVRRLLADPDQRVRIAALVAGTTITPDADFATALVEAWPTFREPHLEAAALAITAKDPVLFLKAAFASREPEAMTGFVTQLARQAANRNNAVTARNVVVLAGNQPASASQLQVIALQSLNAALRAEVKPAADAALTQALKRLLSADATAGAVLPLIARWDAISIAGNEAKIAIAKAETRLADKSLSDNERGQIAVNLLGVRALDAGILPAVAALVGSDASVALQRRVIEALGTTGEAAAGQALLTTLPKLDQDLREAAFGQLLKRADWSAAVIQALSHRQLDPGLLGPGNLHRLRTHADAAVAAQAIQVLTELKGPEQKEKNALIAQFRPEVVKLGNVANGAKVFTANCAVCHRFNNEGADFAPNLTGMGAHGPEDLLIHILDPNRVVEPNFFTVNIETKDDLSYDGIVLRENNAVVVLRNQNAETEIRKDNIATRRLTDRSLMPEGFEQLGAENLRDLLTFLCADEQRFRILDLSGAFTADTSRGIYRSLEAAEESLRFKKWGTIKHRDVPFEIVNPQRTPNGRNVIVLQGGDGLARSFPQTVEVPVGLPATKLHFLSGIAGWGYPAVDEEKPVAKITVHYAGGQTEEFVLRNKVEFADYIRRVDVPGSEALDHLDSLLQQGRQLRYFARTLSPRGVVEKITLASYNNNVAPTFVSITAEVGDATTGASANPTPVPVPTPIRFQWGNGLKVLIIGGGESHDYQQWFNETDVRTLNQMDGVSANYTETTSGLADALKDVDVLIISNNKPFTDDATKAAIVRHVQNGKGLIGLHPGLWYNWKDWPEYNRTLIGGGSRGHDPLGKFDVVVTEPNHPLMRGVPAKFNLKDELYWFEPDPQGTPIKVLATAHSAQKNKPYPQVFTVEQPKARVVGITLGHDGDVHNHAAYIQLLRNAVLWSAGKETR, encoded by the coding sequence ATGAAAACAAAACTTCTGGCTTTAACCTGCCTCGTTTTACTTGGTCTCGTTGCCGCGGCCAGCGCCGAGCCGCTCCGCGTCTTCATTCGCGGCGGCATCAAGACGCATGGCCCGAATCAACACGATCATCCGCGCTTCCTCAAAGAGTGGACGCAGTTGCTCAACGCGCGCGGCATGGAAGCCACCGGCGGGATGGAGTTTCCCGAAGCGGAACAACTGGCCAAAACCGACGTGCTCATCATCCATTGCGATACCGGCATGAAAATCGTCGGTGACGATCGCGAAGCGTTCGAGGTCTTTCTCGCGCGGGGCGGCGGCGTGGTGGTGATCCATGCGGGCGTGGTGGGCGGCGATGATTTCACCTGGATCAAAAAAACCATCGGCGGCGCCTGGCGCTGGCCCGCACCCAACTTTCCTGCGGAAAAAGCCACCAAATACCTCGAAGGCGAGGTGGACGTTTGCTGGGTGGATCGCGACCATCCCATCAGCCGCGGCATCTCGAACTGGGACTGGACGGATGAAATCTATTACGACATGGACTTCGCCGACGACGCCGGCGTGCTGGCAACCAGTTTTCACAACGTCCACGTCATCGCTCCGCAAATCTGGACGTACGAAAAAAAGCTGCCCGGAGCCGCCGCGCCGTATCGCGCCTTCGTCAGTCTGCCAGGACACGAATACGATTCGTTCAATACGCCCCAGTATCGCGTGGTGCTGTTGCGCGGCATCGCGTGGGCCGGCCGCCGCGCCAACGTGGATGAGTTCTGCCAACCGGACGAACTCGCGGCGCTACGCTATCCGCCCGGTGGACCATTGCCGGCTCAGGAAGCGATGAAAACTTTCCAACTGCATCCGGAATTTCAGCTCTCCCTCGTCGCTGATGAAAACCTCGCGGAGAAAATCATGTCGCTCGATTGGGATCCGCAAGGGCGCTTGTGGGTGGTGGAAACGCCCGAATATCCCAATGGTCGCTCGATCAATCGTAACGACGCGAAAATTGCCCCCTGGCGCGAGCGTCACCCGGAGGAGTATCCCGTCGGCGGCAAAGAACCACGCCCGGCGCACGACCGGATCTCCATGCTGGAAGACACCGACGGTGACGGAGTGATGGATAAAAAAACCGTGTTCTACGAAGGACTGGAACTGGCGACCTCGCTCGTGTTCTACAAGGATGGGGTGATTGTTTCCCAGGCGCCGGACACGTATTGGCTTCGCGATACGGACGGCGACGGAAAAGCCGATCGCAAGGAAACGCTGTTCACCGGTTGGGGCACGGGTGACACGCACGCCGTCACCAGCAATCTGCGTTGGGGACCGGATGGCTGGATTTATGGCAGTGTCGGTTACAGCGCCGGCGACCTGACCTCGGGCGACGGATCCCGCAAGTTCGGTAAAATCACCGCCGGGCTGTACCGCTTCCGCCCGGATGGTTCGGCGTTGGAACAAGTCGCGTCCGGCGCCTGCAACACCTGGGGCTGCGAAATCGCGCCGGATGGCGAAATCTTTTTCAGCACGGCCACTTGCGGCGAACCGATGTTGCACGTGGTGTTGCCGGAAAAAATCATCAGCCAGGCGGGCCTCCCCGGTGTGCGCGCGGTCAAACCCATCATTGAAGAAAACAAGTTGTATCCGCCCCGCCATGAAACGCGTCAGCCGTACGTGCAGATTGATTGGGTGGGTGCGTTCACGGCGGCTTCCGGCGCGACGATCTACAACGGCGGCGCGTGGCCGGGAAAATGGCAGGGACCGCCGTGGGCGTTTTTTGTCAGCGAACCAACCGTGTGGTTGACGCACCAGGAATTTGTCAGCCCGGACGGCGTGAGTTATCAAGGCCACAAAGAACCGGGCCGCGAACGCACCCATTTTTTGACGAGTACCGATTACTGGTTCAAACCAATCCATACGCGCGTCGGTCCGGACGGCGCACTTTACCTCGTGGATTTCTACAACCAGATCGCCGTCCACAATGATACGCGCGGTCCGGCCCACGGCGCGCACAACGCCGCCACCCGCCCCGACCGCGATCACCATTTCACCCGGATTTATCGCGTTCAACACAAAGACGCGCTCGCCTTGCCGCCTTTCACTTTGGATCAAAAAGCCCCCACCGGCCTGGTTGACTTGCTGGATCATCCCAATGGTTGGGTGCGCGAAACCGCCAACCGGCTGCTGAGTGAAGGCGCGGGCCGTCAGGTCATTGGACGACTCGCCGGCAAAGCCGCCCACGCGCGCACCGCGTATGGACGCATGAACGCGCTCTGGGTGCTGAACAACCTTGGCGAACTGGAGCCCGAGCTATTGGTCGCCGCCATTGACAGTTCCGATGCGGTCGTGCGCAAAAACGCGCTCTGGATTGCCGCCACGCAGGACAACACCTACAACCCGCCCGACCTCGAAATGGTGCGCCGGCTCCTCGCCGATCCGGATCAACGCGTGCGCATCGCCGCGCTGGTGGCCGGCACCACCATCACGCCGGATGCGGACTTCGCCACCGCGCTGGTTGAAGCCTGGCCCACGTTCCGTGAACCGCATCTCGAAGCGGCAGCCCTCGCCATCACGGCGAAGGACCCGGTGCTGTTTCTAAAAGCCGCTTTTGCCAGCCGCGAGCCGGAGGCGATGACCGGTTTCGTTACGCAACTTGCGCGACAGGCAGCCAATCGAAACAACGCGGTCACCGCGCGCAACGTCGTGGTTCTGGCGGGCAATCAACCCGCCTCTGCGAGCCAGTTGCAGGTGATCGCGTTACAATCGTTGAACGCCGCCTTGCGCGCCGAAGTGAAACCTGCCGCCGACGCGGCGCTTACTCAGGCGTTGAAACGACTGCTGAGTGCCGACGCCACCGCCGGCGCGGTGCTGCCGCTGATCGCGCGTTGGGACGCCATCTCCATCGCGGGAAATGAAGCTAAAATTGCGATTGCGAAAGCTGAAACACGGTTGGCTGATAAATCACTCAGTGATAATGAGCGCGGTCAGATCGCGGTTAATCTGCTCGGCGTGCGCGCGCTGGATGCGGGGATTCTACCTGCCGTCGCCGCATTGGTCGGCAGTGACGCCAGCGTGGCGCTGCAGCGCCGGGTGATTGAAGCGCTGGGCACCACCGGTGAAGCGGCCGCAGGCCAGGCATTGCTCACGACGTTGCCGAAGTTGGATCAGGATTTGCGCGAGGCGGCTTTCGGCCAATTGCTGAAACGCGCGGACTGGTCCGCTGCGGTGATTCAGGCTTTGTCCCATCGCCAACTGGATCCCGGACTGCTCGGCCCGGGAAATTTACATCGGTTGCGCACCCATGCGGATGCCGCCGTGGCCGCCCAGGCGATTCAGGTGTTAACCGAATTAAAAGGCCCGGAGCAGAAGGAGAAGAATGCGTTGATCGCCCAATTCCGCCCGGAAGTGGTCAAACTGGGGAACGTCGCCAATGGCGCAAAAGTTTTCACCGCCAACTGCGCGGTATGTCATCGCTTCAATAACGAAGGCGCGGATTTCGCGCCCAACCTCACCGGCATGGGGGCGCACGGTCCGGAGGATTTGTTGATCCACATTCTCGATCCGAACCGTGTCGTTGAACCCAACTTTTTCACCGTCAACATCGAGACCAAGGATGATTTGAGCTACGACGGCATTGTGTTGCGTGAGAACAACGCCGTGGTGGTGCTGCGCAATCAAAACGCGGAAACAGAAATCCGCAAGGACAACATCGCCACGCGACGGCTCACCGACCGGTCGCTGATGCCCGAGGGCTTTGAACAACTCGGCGCGGAGAATCTGCGCGATCTGCTGACGTTCTTGTGCGCGGACGAACAACGCTTTCGCATCCTCGATTTGAGCGGCGCGTTCACCGCCGACACCTCGCGGGGCATTTACCGCAGCCTGGAAGCGGCGGAAGAATCGCTGCGCTTCAAAAAGTGGGGAACGATCAAACATCGCGACGTGCCGTTCGAAATCGTGAACCCGCAACGCACGCCCAACGGCCGGAACGTCATCGTGCTGCAAGGCGGCGACGGCCTGGCGCGCAGCTTTCCGCAAACAGTTGAAGTCCCGGTCGGTCTGCCGGCCACGAAACTGCATTTCCTGAGCGGCATTGCCGGCTGGGGTTATCCGGCCGTGGACGAAGAAAAACCGGTGGCGAAAATCACCGTCCATTATGCTGGCGGTCAGACCGAGGAGTTCGTCCTGCGCAACAAGGTCGAGTTCGCGGATTACATCCGGCGCGTGGACGTGCCCGGCTCCGAAGCGCTCGATCACCTGGACAGTCTGTTGCAGCAAGGCCGGCAGTTGCGCTATTTCGCCCGGACGTTGTCGCCGCGTGGGGTGGTGGAAAAAATCACCCTCGCCAGCTACAACAATAACGTCGCACCCACCTTCGTCAGCATCACGGCGGAAGTGGGCGACGCCACGACGGGCGCATCAGCCAATCCCACACCAGTCCCGGTCCCGACCCCCATTCGATTTCAATGGGGCAACGGCTTGAAAGTCCTGATCATCGGCGGCGGTGAAAGTCATGATTATCAGCAGTGGTTCAACGAAACTGACGTGCGAACACTGAACCAGATGGACGGCGTCTCTGCCAATTACACTGAAACCACAAGCGGCTTAGCAGATGCGCTTAAAGACGTGGACGTTTTGATCATCAGCAACAACAAGCCGTTCACCGACGACGCCACCAAGGCGGCCATCGTTCGCCATGTCCAAAACGGCAAGGGCCTCATCGGTCTGCATCCAGGGCTTTGGTATAACTGGAAAGATTGGCCGGAATACAATCGCACCCTCATCGGCGGCGGTTCGCGCGGACACGATCCGCTGGGCAAGTTTGACGTCGTCGTCACCGAACCCAACCATCCGCTGATGCGCGGTGTTCCCGCCAAATTCAACCTCAAGGACGAGCTGTATTGGTTTGAACCCGACCCGCAAGGCACGCCCATCAAAGTGCTGGCTACCGCACATTCTGCTCAGAAGAACAAACCGTATCCGCAAGTCTTCACGGTCGAGCAACCGAAAGCTCGCGTCGTCGGCATTACGCTCGGGCACGATGGTGACGTTCACAATCATGCTGCTTACATTCAACTCCTGCGCAATGCGGTTCTTTGGTCGGCAGGGAAGGAAACCCGATAG
- a CDS encoding cupin domain-containing protein: MNPFDINSRRFVTAAEKVDVLSPWTLEEWLCRSDVVPNQELMLVRANMEAGRAHPFHTHPHREEIIYIVSGRAEQWIGQEHRILGPGEMVLVPKGEVHGTYNPFRERLVFLAILAPANAPEPSIVDVSTQEPWASLRTKHGLPACQ, encoded by the coding sequence ATGAATCCGTTTGATATCAACTCCCGCCGTTTCGTGACCGCCGCCGAAAAAGTGGATGTCCTTTCACCTTGGACGCTTGAAGAATGGCTCTGCCGTTCCGACGTGGTGCCGAATCAGGAATTGATGCTGGTCCGCGCCAACATGGAAGCCGGGCGCGCGCACCCGTTTCACACGCATCCGCACCGCGAGGAAATCATCTACATCGTTTCCGGTCGCGCCGAACAATGGATTGGTCAGGAGCATCGGATTCTCGGTCCGGGCGAAATGGTGTTGGTGCCAAAAGGTGAAGTTCACGGCACCTACAATCCTTTCCGCGAACGACTCGTTTTTCTGGCCATTCTGGCGCCGGCGAACGCTCCGGAACCCAGCATCGTAGATGTTTCCACTCAAGAACCCTGGGCGTCGCTCCGAACCAAACACGGATTGCCCGCCTGCCAATAG
- a CDS encoding IS110 family transposase, with amino-acid sequence MTTIYTGLDIAKLNLQLHLLGRRHDLPNTAAGHRRLVKLLASLPGTHVICEATGGYERDLVAALHDARIPVSVLNPARVRHFARATGQRAKTDPLDAAILTAYGQALQPQPTAPRTPQEHHLSELIRRRVQVLALLVAQRQQAQRLTVPALRRQAQSLVRRLERDLKQIETQLGQLQAQASSLDERVQKLVAITGVGTITALGVLAELPELGTLNRRQVAALAGLAPHPRESGQWHGRRRIGGGRAPVRRALYMAALVAARSNRQLQAFYQRLRAAGKPAKVALTAVMRKLIVLMNHTLKNPNFVPQN; translated from the coding sequence ATGACCACTATCTACACAGGCTTGGATATTGCCAAGCTGAACCTGCAACTGCACCTCCTCGGACGCCGCCACGACCTGCCCAACACGGCAGCGGGCCACCGCCGGCTGGTCAAACTCCTGGCTTCCCTGCCCGGAACGCACGTCATCTGCGAAGCCACCGGCGGTTACGAACGCGACCTCGTCGCCGCGCTGCATGACGCCCGCATCCCTGTCAGCGTCTTGAACCCGGCCCGCGTCCGCCACTTCGCCCGGGCCACCGGCCAGCGGGCCAAGACCGATCCTCTGGATGCCGCCATCCTGACTGCCTACGGCCAGGCCTTACAACCCCAACCCACCGCTCCGCGCACGCCACAGGAACACCACCTGAGCGAACTGATCCGCCGCCGGGTGCAGGTATTGGCCCTCTTGGTGGCGCAACGCCAGCAAGCCCAACGGCTCACCGTGCCCGCCTTGCGCCGCCAAGCCCAAAGCCTCGTCCGCCGCCTGGAACGCGATCTGAAACAAATCGAAACGCAACTGGGGCAACTGCAGGCGCAAGCCAGCTCCCTGGACGAACGGGTGCAAAAACTCGTCGCCATCACCGGCGTCGGCACCATTACGGCGTTAGGCGTGCTAGCCGAACTGCCCGAACTGGGCACGCTCAACCGCCGCCAGGTGGCGGCACTGGCCGGACTGGCCCCGCATCCGCGGGAGAGCGGCCAATGGCATGGCCGCCGGCGCATCGGGGGAGGCCGCGCTCCAGTGCGCCGCGCGCTGTATATGGCGGCATTGGTGGCAGCGCGTTCCAACCGCCAGCTCCAAGCGTTCTATCAGCGCCTGCGCGCGGCCGGCAAACCCGCCAAAGTCGCCCTCACCGCCGTTATGCGTAAACTGATCGTCCTCATGAACCACACCCTCAAAAATCCAAACTTTGTCCCCCAAAATTAA
- a CDS encoding phosphoenolpyruvate hydrolase family protein, which produces MPNPWTGKGNPYTRKEVIERLRATLKKGNALIAAGAGTGISAKFIEQGGADLIIIYNSGRFRMMGHGSTCGLMAYGDANAIAMEIGEYEVLPVVEEVPVICGVHATDPRRRMWHWLLKVKDMGFSGVNNFPTHTIVDGHFRGVLEETGMSVQKEFEMVALARRMDLFSIVYVATPEEAVAMAKAGADAIIAHVGTTVGGSIGVKRAVVSWDFTIQRTQEIINAARRVRKDIFFLCHGGPINTPADAERVLKNTDAVGFVGASSLERMGVEASLTNLTREFKKLKVPAAKGFGKKAKR; this is translated from the coding sequence ATGCCGAATCCTTGGACCGGTAAGGGGAATCCTTACACGCGTAAAGAAGTCATCGAGCGCCTCCGCGCCACGCTGAAAAAGGGAAATGCCCTCATCGCTGCCGGTGCCGGCACGGGCATCAGCGCCAAGTTCATCGAGCAGGGCGGCGCGGATCTCATCATCATCTACAACTCCGGCCGCTTCCGCATGATGGGTCACGGCTCCACCTGCGGCTTGATGGCTTACGGCGACGCCAACGCCATCGCCATGGAAATTGGCGAATACGAAGTGCTGCCCGTGGTCGAGGAGGTCCCGGTAATCTGCGGCGTTCACGCCACCGACCCGCGCCGGCGCATGTGGCATTGGCTGCTAAAGGTCAAAGACATGGGCTTCAGCGGCGTGAATAATTTCCCCACGCACACCATCGTGGACGGACATTTTCGCGGCGTGCTCGAAGAAACCGGCATGAGCGTGCAGAAGGAATTTGAAATGGTCGCCCTCGCGCGCCGGATGGATTTGTTTTCCATCGTCTATGTGGCCACGCCGGAGGAAGCCGTCGCCATGGCGAAGGCCGGAGCGGATGCGATCATCGCGCACGTGGGCACGACGGTGGGCGGCAGCATTGGCGTGAAGCGGGCGGTGGTCAGTTGGGATTTCACCATCCAACGAACGCAGGAAATCATCAATGCCGCGCGCCGGGTGCGGAAGGACATCTTCTTCCTTTGTCATGGCGGTCCGATCAACACCCCGGCGGATGCCGAGCGCGTGTTGAAAAACACCGACGCGGTCGGGTTCGTCGGCGCCAGCTCGTTGGAGCGGATGGGCGTGGAGGCTTCGCTCACCAATCTGACGCGCGAGTTCAAAAAGTTGAAAGTGCCCGCAGCAAAGGGATTCGGCAAAAAGGCCAAACGCTGA